In Microbulbifer sp. GL-2, the following are encoded in one genomic region:
- a CDS encoding thiolase family protein, which produces MKDVAVVAYCRTAIAKARRGALNQTHGIPMAAHVIREAVSRAKLEPHEIEDVVLGCGLPEGATGHNISRNAALFAGCGTKVPGITINRYCGSGLNAASIVANRIATGEMQIGVAGGVESISLVQFNLNLDHFVYGPLQEKFPAVWWTMIQTADYVADKFAITREAQDRYVVDSQKRVAAALKAGKFAEEITPFKTVMSVKNRETGEVSNKHVTLSEDEGPRPDTTMEGLTALEPVNSGGTITAGNASQLSDGAAAVVMVDAELAVRKNLPILGLFRGMQLAAVAPKEMSIAVAPAVKKLMKHHNLNMDKIDLWELHEAFAVTTLFNQAELDTPWDITNVNGGAIALGHPYGMSGIRYLGSTLMELGRRDKEKAIIGVCTAGGMATAAYLERV; this is translated from the coding sequence ATGAAAGATGTCGCCGTTGTTGCCTACTGTCGAACTGCCATCGCCAAAGCCCGGCGTGGCGCATTGAACCAGACTCACGGTATTCCTATGGCAGCTCATGTGATAAGGGAGGCCGTTTCCAGAGCCAAGCTGGAACCACACGAGATTGAAGATGTTGTGCTGGGGTGCGGCTTACCTGAAGGGGCTACAGGGCACAATATCTCGCGCAATGCCGCACTCTTCGCCGGGTGTGGAACCAAGGTGCCCGGTATCACCATTAATCGCTATTGTGGCTCCGGCCTCAATGCCGCTTCAATTGTGGCAAATCGCATTGCTACGGGTGAGATGCAAATAGGAGTTGCCGGTGGCGTCGAGAGTATCAGCCTGGTCCAGTTCAATTTGAACCTTGATCACTTTGTCTACGGTCCACTTCAGGAAAAATTCCCGGCTGTATGGTGGACTATGATCCAAACAGCGGACTATGTCGCCGATAAGTTCGCCATTACCCGCGAAGCTCAGGACCGGTATGTAGTGGACTCCCAAAAGCGAGTCGCTGCAGCGCTGAAAGCAGGAAAATTTGCCGAAGAAATTACCCCTTTTAAAACTGTAATGTCGGTTAAAAACCGGGAAACCGGCGAGGTAAGTAATAAACACGTAACCCTAAGTGAAGATGAAGGCCCCCGCCCTGATACCACCATGGAAGGGCTAACGGCCCTGGAGCCGGTAAATTCTGGCGGCACAATTACTGCTGGCAATGCTTCCCAGCTCTCTGATGGGGCTGCCGCTGTGGTAATGGTGGATGCCGAGCTGGCTGTACGTAAAAACCTGCCAATCCTTGGTCTGTTCCGAGGAATGCAACTAGCTGCAGTGGCCCCGAAAGAGATGAGTATTGCCGTTGCACCTGCAGTCAAAAAGCTGATGAAGCATCACAACCTCAATATGGACAAAATTGATTTATGGGAGTTACACGAAGCATTCGCAGTTACCACTCTCTTCAACCAGGCTGAACTAGACACACCCTGGGATATTACCAATGTCAATGGTGGTGCCATTGCTCTCGGGCATCCCTATGGAATGTCTGGAATCCGCTATCTTGGCTCCACTTTAATGGAATTGGGAAGACGGGATAAAGAGAAAGCAATAATCGGTGTCTGCACGGCGGGCGGTATGGCGACTGCGGCCTATTTGGAACGCGTATGA
- a CDS encoding cupin domain-containing protein: MNLLKPSASLLIFLSLPLGAQPQEDIKGVEFETLVASTKDWAGDTLPASQKGQPELSIVKVTIAPGARLPVHKHPVLNGVYVAKGSLKVTLLDQEKTLTLDEGKAFIEVTDKWHYGHNEGNEPAILIIFYSGIKGVPTTIFKNSQNENSQ, from the coding sequence ATGAATCTATTGAAACCTTCAGCTAGCCTATTAATCTTTTTGTCCCTACCCCTAGGCGCACAACCACAAGAAGATATCAAAGGGGTGGAATTTGAAACCTTGGTTGCATCTACCAAGGACTGGGCTGGCGATACTCTACCTGCTTCCCAAAAAGGACAACCTGAGCTTAGTATCGTAAAAGTAACCATTGCACCTGGAGCACGCCTTCCAGTGCACAAGCACCCGGTGCTAAACGGGGTCTATGTCGCCAAGGGGTCGTTAAAAGTTACCCTATTAGATCAGGAGAAAACCTTAACTCTGGATGAGGGGAAGGCATTTATCGAGGTTACCGATAAGTGGCATTATGGGCACAATGAAGGGAATGAACCGGCCATCCTAATCATTTTCTATTCTGGAATAAAAGGAGTTCCCACTACAATTTTTAAAAATAGCCAGAACGAAAACAGCCAATAG